A genome region from Paenibacillus pabuli includes the following:
- a CDS encoding glycosyltransferase, producing the protein MIVKNEEASLARCLDSVNGIADEIVIVDTGSTDRTRQIAAKYTERIVDFEWIDDFAAARNFAFDQATTEYILWLDADDVFEPNDQAKFIELKRSLDPAVDSVTMDYNLSFTPDGKVAYSLRRNRLVRRDRNYRWIGAVHEYLEVSGNLLHSDIAVTHKKDKEYTDRNLRIYRRREEAGEHFSPRDLYYFGNELKDHGQHEDAITYYGKFLNTGLGWVEDQIAACQKIADCEAALGRSEQEVSALLRSFAYDLPRAEICCRLGGYFADRGDYRKALFWYEQATLAVRPADPMVVLNEAAWTWMPHLQLCVCYDRMGNRVKAKEHNDIALAYHPTHPSMLYNDRYFKDLEKGSVLEEA; encoded by the coding sequence ATGATTGTGAAAAATGAAGAGGCTTCCCTCGCGAGATGCCTGGATTCGGTGAACGGCATTGCCGACGAGATTGTGATCGTGGATACCGGATCAACGGATCGCACGCGCCAAATTGCGGCCAAATATACAGAGCGAATCGTTGATTTTGAATGGATCGATGATTTTGCAGCTGCGCGCAATTTTGCCTTCGATCAGGCAACCACTGAATACATACTGTGGCTCGATGCTGATGATGTGTTCGAACCAAATGATCAGGCGAAGTTTATTGAGCTGAAACGCTCTCTTGATCCTGCCGTGGACAGTGTTACCATGGACTATAACCTTTCATTCACGCCAGATGGGAAGGTAGCCTACAGTCTGAGAAGGAATCGGCTGGTGCGACGGGATCGAAATTACCGCTGGATTGGTGCAGTGCATGAATATCTGGAAGTTAGCGGCAATTTGCTGCATAGCGATATTGCGGTGACCCATAAGAAAGACAAGGAGTACACAGACCGCAACTTGAGGATTTATCGCAGGCGTGAGGAAGCTGGAGAGCATTTCTCTCCGCGGGATCTCTATTACTTTGGCAATGAACTGAAAGATCATGGACAGCATGAGGATGCGATTACATACTACGGGAAGTTTCTGAATACGGGTCTTGGTTGGGTGGAGGATCAGATTGCGGCATGCCAGAAAATCGCGGATTGCGAAGCAGCACTTGGTCGCTCAGAACAGGAAGTTTCAGCGCTGCTGAGGTCATTTGCCTATGACCTGCCGAGAGCAGAAATCTGCTGCCGTCTGGGCGGTTATTTTGCGGACCGTGGAGACTATCGCAAGGCGCTGTTCTGGTATGAACAGGCGACCCTGGCTGTGCGTCCAGCAGATCCGATGGTCGTGCTGAACGAAGCAGCCTGGACGTGGATGCCCCATTTGCAGCTATGTGTATGTTATGACCGGATGGGCAATCGTGTCAAAGCAAAGGAGCATAATGATATTGCTCTGGCATATCATCCTACACACCCCAGCATGCTTTACAACGATCGGTATTTTAAGGATCTGGAAAAGGGAAGTGTACTGGAAGAGGCCTAA
- a CDS encoding glycosyltransferase family 2 protein, whose translation MNDCEQDGRPHITLSMIVRNEEQRYLSQALQTHRPWIDRAVIIDDGSTDNTVALCKELLEGIPLVMVENRASRFADEVSLRKQQWEETVATEPEWILNLDADEILTADFGMQRNHILKSSEDAIYFRLFDMWSDTHYREDQYWQAHAYYRPFLVRYRSDWTYEWKETPQHCGRFPVTIQHFAYGCHSPRVKHYGWAREEDRVRKFERYQTLDPDAKYGWREQYESILDTAPRLLPWFE comes from the coding sequence TTGAATGACTGTGAGCAAGACGGCAGACCACATATTACGCTGTCCATGATCGTACGCAATGAAGAACAGCGATATCTTAGCCAGGCGCTGCAAACGCACCGGCCTTGGATTGATCGTGCGGTCATCATAGATGATGGAAGCACCGATAATACGGTTGCCCTATGTAAAGAGCTGCTTGAAGGGATTCCCCTGGTCATGGTGGAAAATCGGGCGTCCCGATTCGCCGATGAAGTGAGTCTGCGCAAGCAGCAATGGGAGGAAACGGTGGCTACAGAGCCTGAATGGATTCTAAATCTGGATGCCGATGAGATTCTGACGGCTGATTTTGGCATGCAGCGGAATCATATCCTGAAAAGTAGCGAGGACGCTATTTACTTTAGATTGTTTGATATGTGGAGTGATACGCACTACCGGGAGGATCAATACTGGCAGGCACATGCATATTACCGGCCATTTCTCGTCCGTTATCGTTCCGATTGGACGTATGAGTGGAAGGAAACTCCGCAGCACTGCGGGCGTTTTCCGGTTACGATCCAGCATTTTGCCTATGGATGCCATTCGCCTCGTGTGAAGCATTATGGCTGGGCTCGCGAGGAGGATCGCGTACGCAAATTTGAGCGTTACCAGACACTAGACCCGGATGCCAAATACGGCTGGAGAGAACAGTATGAATCCATTCTGGATACAGCCCCAAGGCTGCTGCCCTGGTTCGAATAA
- the xylA gene encoding xylose isomerase produces MAYFESVNKIAFEGKDSTNPFSFKHYNPEEVVAGKTMEEHFRFGMAYWHTLTAGGSDPFGAETAVRSWDKYSGLDLAKVRVEAAFEFLEKMNLPFFCFHDVDIAPEGNSLREFYSNIDTIVDLIEDHMKSSGKKLLWNTANMFSNPRFMFGAASTCNADVYAHAAAQIKKGLEVGKRLGAENYVFWGGREGYDTLLNTDMQLEQDNIARMFHMAVDYAKEIGFDAQFLIEPKPKEPTKHQYDYDAATSIAFLQKYGLDKHFKLNLEANHATLAGHTFDHEIRVARTNGMLGSLDANQGDMLIGWDTDEFPVDMYDATLTMYEVLKNGGIGRGGVNFDAKVRRGSFEADDLFLAHIAGMDTYAKGLKVAAKLIEDRVFDDFIEKRYSSFKEGIGAEVVAGKATLASLAEYALNNESPRKNQSGRQELLRAKLNQYILAD; encoded by the coding sequence ATGGCCTATTTTGAATCCGTTAATAAAATCGCATTTGAAGGCAAAGACTCCACCAATCCTTTTTCATTCAAACATTATAATCCGGAAGAAGTTGTTGCTGGCAAAACGATGGAAGAGCACTTCCGTTTCGGCATGGCTTACTGGCATACATTAACTGCAGGCGGCAGTGATCCGTTCGGTGCAGAGACAGCTGTTCGTTCTTGGGATAAATACTCGGGTCTGGACCTCGCGAAGGTACGCGTGGAAGCGGCTTTTGAATTTTTGGAAAAAATGAATCTCCCGTTCTTCTGTTTCCACGATGTGGACATCGCACCAGAAGGCAACAGCCTGCGTGAGTTCTACAGCAACATCGACACGATCGTTGACCTGATTGAAGACCACATGAAATCCAGCGGCAAAAAACTGCTCTGGAACACGGCGAACATGTTCTCCAACCCGCGCTTCATGTTTGGTGCAGCTTCCACATGCAATGCTGACGTGTACGCACATGCAGCAGCGCAAATCAAGAAAGGTCTAGAAGTGGGTAAACGTCTGGGCGCTGAAAACTATGTATTCTGGGGCGGCCGTGAAGGTTACGACACATTGCTGAACACAGACATGCAGCTGGAGCAGGACAACATTGCCCGCATGTTCCACATGGCTGTAGACTACGCGAAGGAAATTGGCTTTGACGCACAATTCCTGATCGAGCCTAAACCAAAAGAGCCAACGAAACACCAATATGACTATGATGCAGCGACTTCCATTGCATTCCTGCAAAAATACGGTTTGGACAAACACTTCAAACTGAACCTGGAAGCAAACCATGCGACTCTGGCGGGTCACACATTCGACCACGAAATCCGCGTTGCCCGCACAAACGGCATGCTCGGTTCCCTCGATGCCAACCAAGGCGACATGCTGATCGGTTGGGATACGGATGAGTTCCCAGTGGATATGTACGATGCAACATTGACGATGTATGAAGTACTGAAAAACGGTGGTATCGGCCGTGGCGGCGTGAACTTCGACGCCAAAGTACGCCGTGGATCCTTCGAAGCAGACGATCTGTTCCTGGCTCACATCGCAGGTATGGATACGTACGCTAAAGGTCTGAAAGTAGCTGCGAAATTGATCGAAGATCGCGTATTCGATGACTTCATCGAAAAACGTTACAGCAGCTTCAAAGAAGGTATCGGTGCTGAGGTTGTTGCAGGCAAAGCGACTCTGGCTTCCCTTGCAGAATACGCACTGAACAACGAAAGCCCACGCAAAAACCAATCCGGTCGTCAAGAATTGCTGAGAGCAAAACTCAACCAATACATCTTGGCTGACTAA
- the xylB gene encoding xylulokinase, whose translation MSYVIGVDLGTSAVKTVLVNREGKVAFEASEAYPLHQPKAGYSEQNPEDWVEQTIVSLRKLLEVSGVQPSEIEGLSFSGQMHGLVLVDAEGKPLRNAILWNDTRTTAQCRRIEKVLDTKLLSIARNRALEGFTLPKILWVQENEPELLQQASLFLLPKDYVRYRLTGDYAMDYSDAAGTLLLDVAGKQWSKEIAEAFELPISLCPRLVESFEEVGTLLPEIADQTGLAAATKVFAGGADNACGAIGAGILSEGQTMCSIGTSGVVLSYEERKDLDFEGKVHFFNHGEKDAFYIMGVTLAAGYSLSWFKDTFAADKSFDVLLQDIDQVPAGSNGLLFTPYIVGERTPHPDANIRGSFIGMDAGHKLEHFGRAVMEGITFSLRESIDILRGAGKTVNEVISIGGGAKNEAWLQMQADIFDATIVKLESEQGPAMGAAMLAAYGCGWFPSLQDCAAAFIRPAKSYVPNPETVAVYDGLFALYQEVYGQTRSLNDRLAEYR comes from the coding sequence ATGAGTTACGTAATTGGTGTCGATTTGGGAACCAGTGCCGTCAAAACGGTGCTGGTTAACCGTGAAGGAAAAGTGGCGTTTGAAGCGTCCGAGGCTTACCCGCTGCACCAGCCCAAGGCTGGCTACAGTGAGCAGAATCCGGAAGATTGGGTAGAACAGACCATTGTCTCCCTGCGCAAATTGCTGGAAGTTTCGGGCGTACAGCCTTCGGAGATTGAGGGTCTCAGCTTCTCCGGGCAAATGCATGGACTCGTTCTGGTAGATGCGGAGGGTAAACCGCTGCGTAATGCCATCCTGTGGAACGATACACGTACGACGGCTCAGTGCCGCCGAATTGAGAAAGTATTGGATACTAAACTGTTAAGTATCGCCCGGAACCGTGCGCTCGAAGGCTTCACGCTGCCAAAAATCCTGTGGGTACAGGAAAACGAACCAGAGCTGCTGCAGCAAGCATCCTTATTCCTGCTGCCGAAGGACTATGTTCGTTATCGCCTGACTGGCGATTATGCCATGGATTATTCGGATGCAGCCGGTACATTGCTGCTGGACGTCGCAGGCAAACAGTGGAGCAAGGAGATTGCGGAAGCTTTTGAACTGCCGATCTCACTGTGTCCACGTCTCGTGGAATCGTTTGAAGAAGTGGGCACATTGCTGCCTGAGATCGCAGATCAAACGGGTCTTGCTGCTGCAACCAAAGTATTTGCAGGCGGAGCCGACAATGCGTGCGGGGCTATTGGCGCAGGTATCCTGAGTGAAGGACAGACGATGTGCAGCATCGGTACGTCCGGAGTGGTGCTTTCTTACGAAGAACGCAAAGATCTCGATTTCGAAGGTAAAGTACACTTTTTCAACCATGGAGAGAAGGATGCCTTCTATATTATGGGGGTAACTCTTGCAGCGGGATACAGCCTGTCCTGGTTTAAGGATACGTTTGCAGCGGACAAATCATTTGATGTGCTCTTGCAGGACATTGATCAGGTTCCGGCCGGGAGTAACGGATTGTTATTTACTCCTTATATCGTTGGAGAGCGGACACCTCATCCAGATGCGAACATTCGCGGCAGCTTCATCGGCATGGATGCCGGACATAAGCTGGAACACTTTGGGCGGGCAGTCATGGAAGGAATTACATTCTCCCTGCGGGAATCGATCGATATTCTGCGTGGTGCAGGCAAAACGGTTAATGAGGTCATCTCCATCGGGGGCGGTGCCAAAAATGAAGCCTGGCTGCAAATGCAGGCGGATATCTTTGACGCCACGATTGTGAAGCTTGAAAGTGAGCAGGGCCCAGCAATGGGCGCGGCAATGCTTGCAGCGTATGGCTGCGGCTGGTTCCCTTCCTTGCAGGATTGCGCGGCAGCGTTCATTCGTCCTGCCAAATCCTATGTACCGAACCCGGAAACGGTAGCGGTCTACGATGGACTCTTTGCGCTGTATCAGGAAGTATATGGACAGACACGTAGCCTGAATGATCGTCTGGCAGAGTACCGTTAA